The Capra hircus breed San Clemente chromosome 25, ASM170441v1, whole genome shotgun sequence genome has a window encoding:
- the ZNF668 gene encoding zinc finger protein 668: MEVESPEDRSPAPGYKRSGRRYKCLSCTKTFPNAPRAARHAATHGPADCTEEMAEVKLKPETDPKAEDASGDKVSGAAAKPRPYACPLCPKAYKTAPELRSHGRSHTGEKPFPCPECGRRFMQPVCLRVHLASHAGELPFRCAHCPKAYGALSKLKIHQRGHTGERPYTCADCGKSFADPSVFRKHRRTHAGLRPYSCERCGKAYAELKDLRNHERSHTGERPFLCSECGKSFSRSSSLTCHQRIHAAQKPYRCPACGKGFTQLSSYQSHERTHSGEKPFLCPRCGRMFSDPSSFRRHQRAHEGVKPYRCEKCGKDFRQPADLAMHRRVHTGDRPFKCLQCDKTFVASWDLKRHALVHSGQRPFRCEECGRAFAERASLTKHSRVHSGERPFHCNACGKSFVVSSSLRKHERTHRSSEATGAPPQQELVVELALPVSMAGEGSAAPASGAALGDPPAGLLGLPPESGGVMATQWQVVGMTVEHVKCQGVGEAPGPMGAAGEVGGEEVDEKPPQFVCRECKETFSTLTLLRRHERSHPELRPFPCTQCGKSFSDRAGLRKHSRTHSSVRPYTCPHCPKAFLSASDLRKHERTHPVPIGTPTPLEPLVALLGMPEEGPA; this comes from the exons ATGGAGGTAGAGTCTCCGGAGGACCGGTCCCCAGCCCCGGGCTACAAGCGCTCAGGCCGCCGCTATAAGTGTCTGTCCTGTACCAAGACGTTTCCAAATGCACCCCGGGCAGCACGCCATGCTGCCACGCATGGGCCTGCAGACTGCACTGAGGAGATGGCCGAGGTGAAGCTGAAACCAGAGACAGACCCCAAAGCAGAAGATGCTAGCGGGGACAAGGTGTCAGGTGCAGCGGCCAAGCCTCGGCCCTATGCTTGCCCGCTGTGCCCCAAAGCCTATAAAACAGCACCAGAGCTGCGCAGCCACGGGCGCAGCcacacgggcgagaagccctTCCCTTGCCCCGAGTGCGGCCGCCGCTTCATGCAACCCGTGTGCCTGCGCGTGCACCTGGCCTCACACGCTGGCGAGCTGCCCTTCCGCTGTGCGCACTGCCCCAAGGCCTACGGCGCGCTCTCCAAGCTAAAGATCCACCAGCGCGGTCACACGGGCGAGAGGCCCTACACCTGCGCCGACTGTGGCAAGAGCTTCGCCGACCCCTCGGTGTTCCGCAAACACCGGCGCACGCACGCAGGCCTGCGACCCTACAGCTGCGAGCGCTGTGGCAAAGCCTATGCAGAGCTCAAGGACCTTCGCAACCACGAACG GTCGCACACGGGCGAGCGCCCCTTCCTCTGCTCAGAGTGCGGGAAGAGCTTCTCCCGCTCTTCCTCGCTGACTTGCCACCAGCGCATCCACGCGGCGCAGAAGCCCTACCGCTGTCCAGCCTGTGGCAAGGGGTTTACGCAGCTCAGTTCCTACCAGAGCCACGAGCGCACGCACTCAGGCGAGAAGCCCTTCCTGTGCCCGCGCTGTGGCCGCATGTTCTCCGACCCCTCAAGCTTCCGGCGCCATCAGCGGGCACACGAAGGCGTGAAGCCCTACCGCTGTGAGAAGTGCGGCAAGGACTTTCGGCAGCCGGCCGACCTGGCCATGCATCGGCGGGTGCACACGGGCGACCGACCGTTCAAGTGCCTGCAGTGTGACAAGACATTCGTGGCGTCCTGGGACCTCAAGCGGCACGCGCTGGTGCACTCGGGCCAGCGGCCATTCCGCTGTGAGGAGTGCGGGCGAGCCTTTGCGGAGCGAGCCAGCCTTACTAAGCACAGCCGGGTGCACTCGGGTGAGCGCCCCTTCCACTGCAATGCTTGCGGAAAATCCTTCGTGGTCTCATCCAGCCTGAGGAAGCACGAGCGGACTCATCGAAGCAGCGAGGCCACAGGGGCTCCCCCGCAACAGGAGCTGGTGGTAGAGCTGGCACTACCAGTCAGCATGGCTGGCGAGGGCTCAGCCGCCCCAGCATCAGGGGCGGCGCTCGGAGACCCTCCAGCTGGGCTGCTGGGGCTGCCCCCGGAATCGGGTGGTGTGATGGCTACCCAGTGGCAAGTGGTAGGCATGACGGTGGAGCACGTAAAGTGCCAAGGGGTTGGGGAGGCTCCTGGTCCCATGGGGGCGGCAGGTGAGGTGGGGGGTGAGGAGGTGGATGAGAAACCACCCCAGTTTGTGTGTCGGGAGTGCAAGGAGACGTTCTCCACGCTGACATTGCTGCGACGGCATGAGCGCTCACACCCAGAGCTCCGGCCCTTTCCCTGCACCCAGTGCGGCAAGAGCTTCTCAGACCGGGCTGGGCTACGCAAGCACAGCCGCACCCACAGCTCTGTGCGCCCATACACCTGCCCCCACTGCCCCAAGGCCTTCTTGAGTGCCAGCGACCTGCGCAAGCACGAACGCACCCACCCTGTGCCCATTGGAACCCCCACGCCCCTCGAGCCCCTCGTGGCTTTACTAGGAATGCCTGAAGAGGGACCAGCCTGA